A region of Sulfurimonas sp. DNA encodes the following proteins:
- a CDS encoding trimeric intracellular cation channel family protein: MPEFFIFADIIGIIAFAISGFLIGVKNKLDILGVFIASALTALGGGIIRDAILSSTPFAFSSIYPALTLTSTIFIAYIFKIYKKPSIEQKLIFVVSDTIGLVAFSITGALLAINAEYNFFGIVVLSFITAVGGGVTRDIMINQVPTVLISDFYGSIAVIVALALASFEMLGYLNEMSILIVAIFSILLRLIAFKKEWQLPKLS; encoded by the coding sequence ATGCCAGAATTTTTCATATTTGCTGATATTATTGGGATAATTGCTTTTGCTATAAGTGGCTTCTTGATTGGTGTTAAAAATAAACTAGATATTTTAGGTGTGTTCATAGCTTCTGCATTAACTGCTCTTGGTGGAGGGATTATAAGAGATGCCATACTTAGCTCAACTCCTTTTGCTTTTAGCTCTATATACCCTGCTCTCACACTTACATCCACTATCTTTATTGCTTATATATTTAAAATATATAAAAAACCGTCCATTGAACAAAAGTTAATTTTTGTCGTAAGTGATACCATAGGTCTAGTAGCTTTTAGTATTACGGGCGCACTTTTAGCAATAAATGCAGAGTATAATTTTTTTGGAATAGTTGTTCTTAGTTTTATTACCGCAGTTGGTGGTGGAGTAACAAGAGATATAATGATAAACCAAGTTCCAACAGTTTTGATAAGTGATTTTTACGGTTCTATAGCGGTAATAGTTGCACTTGCCCTAGCTAGTTTTGAGATGCTTGGTTATTTAAATGAAATGAGTATTTTAATAGTAGCCATCTTTTCTATACTATTAAGACTAATAGCGTTTAAAAAAGAGTGGCAACTTCCAAAACTCAGTTAA
- a CDS encoding gamma carbonic anhydrase family protein — protein sequence MILKYKNINPTLGDKTWVAPSADVIGDVVCGSDCSIWFGCVVRGDVHYIKIGDRVSIQDLSMIHVTHYKKEDRSDGNPTIIGDDVTVGHRVMLHGCTIGDACLIGMSATILDGAVIGKESIVGASALVTKNKVFPPRSLIMGSPAKLIRELTDEEVKELYASASRYVKFKNGYIE from the coding sequence ATGATACTAAAATATAAAAATATAAATCCTACTCTTGGAGATAAAACTTGGGTAGCACCTTCAGCAGATGTTATAGGAGATGTAGTTTGTGGAAGTGACTGTTCTATCTGGTTTGGATGTGTAGTCAGGGGTGATGTTCACTATATAAAGATAGGAGATAGAGTAAGCATACAGGATCTTAGCATGATACATGTTACTCACTATAAAAAAGAAGATAGAAGTGATGGAAATCCAACTATTATTGGAGATGATGTAACAGTTGGGCATAGAGTTATGCTCCATGGATGCACAATTGGGGATGCTTGTTTAATTGGGATGAGTGCTACTATTCTTGATGGTGCTGTTATAGGAAAAGAGAGTATAGTTGGTGCTAGTGCGCTTGTAACTAAAAACAAAGTTTTCCCTCCACGCTCACTAATTATGGGAAGTCCTGCTAAACTCATCAGAGAATTAACAGATGAAGAAGTAAAAGAACTTTACGCATCTGCTTCAAGATATGTAAAGTTTAAGAATGGTTATATTGAGTAA
- the argJ gene encoding bifunctional glutamate N-acetyltransferase/amino-acid acetyltransferase ArgJ, giving the protein MYKIVQTTAGVCSSKGFFADGVSAGLKSENALDIAFIYSDTECEVASVFTTNKMYAAPIKHFRAKGNFKTNFVLINSKNANAMTGKAGFDDIDEILSNCSSMINPIMSSTGVIGVRLPKQKIIDGIKLFDFTKKESSRASRAIMTTDSFSKEIALEVELDDGSSFSIGAMAKGAGMINPAMATMLCFISTDADVHKGEMQEILDEVTKTTFNAISVDGDTSTNDTVLLLSNAKSGAYDKEAFKEALFKVMHFLALEMLRDGEGATKLVTYKVSGAKNDKEAEIVAKTLSDSLLVKTALYGEDPNWGRIASTVGASGVETYEEKLKISFDNHCVYDKGELYFDEEMEKKCAIVMGHKKFTISCDLGVGEGSFKSYGCDLGHEYVNINADYRT; this is encoded by the coding sequence TTGTATAAGATTGTTCAAACAACTGCTGGTGTATGCTCTTCAAAAGGTTTTTTTGCGGATGGTGTAAGCGCAGGGCTAAAGTCAGAGAATGCACTTGATATAGCTTTTATATATAGTGATACTGAGTGTGAAGTGGCATCTGTATTTACAACAAATAAAATGTATGCAGCTCCTATAAAACACTTTAGAGCAAAGGGTAACTTTAAAACAAATTTTGTTTTAATAAATTCTAAAAATGCAAATGCAATGACAGGAAAAGCTGGGTTTGATGATATTGATGAAATATTAAGTAATTGTTCTAGTATGATTAATCCGATTATGAGTTCAACTGGTGTTATCGGTGTTAGACTTCCAAAACAAAAAATTATAGATGGAATTAAGCTTTTTGATTTTACAAAGAAAGAGTCAAGTCGAGCGTCTAGAGCCATAATGACAACAGATTCTTTTTCAAAAGAAATTGCTTTAGAAGTTGAACTTGATGATGGTAGTTCTTTTTCTATTGGTGCTATGGCGAAAGGTGCGGGTATGATAAACCCAGCAATGGCGACTATGTTATGTTTTATAAGCACAGATGCAGATGTTCACAAAGGAGAGATGCAAGAGATACTAGATGAAGTTACAAAAACAACTTTTAATGCTATAAGCGTTGATGGAGACACTTCTACTAATGATACCGTTTTGCTACTAAGCAATGCAAAAAGTGGAGCGTATGATAAAGAAGCTTTTAAAGAAGCACTTTTTAAAGTTATGCATTTTTTAGCTCTGGAGATGCTAAGAGATGGAGAAGGTGCAACTAAACTTGTTACATATAAGGTAAGCGGTGCAAAAAATGATAAAGAAGCTGAAATAGTAGCAAAGACTCTTTCAGATTCATTACTTGTAAAAACGGCTCTTTATGGTGAAGACCCAAACTGGGGTAGAATAGCATCTACTGTTGGAGCAAGTGGAGTTGAGACTTATGAAGAAAAACTAAAAATTTCTTTTGATAATCATTGTGTTTATGACAAAGGAGAACTTTATTTTGATGAAGAAATGGAGAAAAAATGTGCCATTGTTATGGGACATAAAAAATTTACAATATCATGCGATTTAGGTGTAGGTGAAGGAAGCTTTAAATCTTACGGTTGTGACTTAGGGCATGAGTATGTAAATATTAATGCCGATTATAGAACTTAG
- a CDS encoding potassium channel family protein produces the protein MDLLQRIRTFLHWESSPEPEVKLLPELYSHLKAFRLPLILTVLIMLAGTMGYVIIDDFTLMDAIYQTGITFTTVGFGEMAPISNAGRIFTITLVIAGFAIFSSAIGILVAELNRGTIVAILKERRMLYKIARLKKHFVVCYHNDYTLEVTKQLKANHIPFVVVDPREEIHEWAIEHNYPQYLKAEPHAELSMLKAHLASAKGLITLSDSIADNIALIASVRLFEKEHFLPRPYYVISAAESMSDVEKLKKLGADTVVSPTKLTAQRVSAVAARPDMQNLLEEFLYKSDNPLDMEEVEVPKYSWAVLKKLKETHIRQITNTSVIGITKKDGKFVSMPKGDVLITSECKLLIIGTQRDITTTKELLRRRDKPREMRFV, from the coding sequence TTGGATCTTTTACAAAGGATTCGCACCTTCCTACATTGGGAGTCATCTCCCGAACCAGAGGTAAAGCTTCTTCCTGAACTTTACTCTCACCTCAAAGCATTTCGTTTACCCCTAATTTTAACAGTACTTATAATGCTCGCCGGAACAATGGGCTATGTAATTATCGATGATTTTACATTGATGGACGCTATTTATCAAACAGGTATTACGTTTACTACCGTAGGATTTGGGGAGATGGCTCCGATTTCAAATGCAGGTAGAATTTTTACTATTACATTAGTTATTGCAGGGTTTGCCATTTTTTCTAGTGCTATAGGTATTTTAGTAGCAGAGTTAAATAGAGGGACAATAGTTGCCATTTTAAAGGAGCGAAGAATGTTATATAAAATAGCAAGGTTAAAAAAGCATTTTGTTGTTTGTTATCATAACGATTATACTCTTGAAGTTACAAAACAGTTAAAAGCCAATCATATTCCTTTTGTTGTAGTTGACCCAAGAGAAGAGATTCATGAGTGGGCGATTGAGCATAATTATCCTCAATACTTAAAAGCAGAGCCACATGCTGAACTCTCTATGTTAAAAGCTCACTTAGCATCTGCAAAGGGTCTAATAACTCTTTCTGATTCAATAGCAGATAACATTGCTTTGATAGCATCAGTAAGACTTTTTGAAAAAGAGCATTTTTTACCAAGACCATATTATGTTATCTCAGCTGCTGAGTCTATGAGTGATGTAGAAAAACTAAAAAAACTTGGTGCTGATACAGTTGTTTCTCCAACTAAACTTACCGCTCAAAGAGTTAGTGCTGTTGCCGCAAGACCAGATATGCAAAATCTTTTAGAAGAGTTTCTATATAAGAGTGATAATCCACTTGACATGGAAGAGGTAGAAGTTCCAAAGTACAGTTGGGCAGTTCTTAAAAAGCTAAAAGAGACACATATTCGTCAAATAACAAATACTTCTGTGATTGGTATAACTAAAAAAGATGGTAAATTTGTATCGATGCCAAAGGGTGATGTCCTGATTACAAGTGAGTGTAAGTTACTTATCATTGGAACACAGCGTGACATAACTACAACTAAAGAATTACTCAGAAGAAGAGATAAACCTAGAGAGATGAGATTTGTATAA
- a CDS encoding methyl-accepting chemotaxis protein — MKLVRKIQVSFIAIVMIVSVQSWVTYNGISSIGLEIEEIADYQVPLNTLVMELEKDILKEEVLTYKLLFYSNNIHSEEFIKIENEIDAIEKETDKNLKDVLVVLSKAISHSHEEEVRVKYQELKHKFKQIKMQQKKFESILKELEHDLSNTKHDKKDEHIKSIENLLHEMDKEITKVTFIMEHLLEKSTHQALEDEKSVLNILSVIFIAIFIFLCVVGYLITSQFTRAISSIEVYIRDISKNNDLSKKLEVATNDEVGIMAQHLNALIFSLRDVISDTKNTSDENASIAHELSTTSLSVGNKVEESVIIVESVTSHAREVQNEIVSVVGKAHASKEDIMKANENLESARNDVISLTSKVKETAETEAELAQSMETLSSEAAEVKNILVVIVDIAEQTNLLALNAAIEAARAGEHGRGFAVVADEVRKLAERTQKTLSEINVTISAVVQSINDASIQMNTNSEEIQELATLAQGVENKINSTATIVNKAVHAIGRTVHDFESTGNSIKIITTKVEEINNLSSSNARSVEEIATAAEHLNRMTEELNGKLETFRI, encoded by the coding sequence TTGAAATTAGTTAGAAAAATACAAGTTAGTTTTATTGCAATAGTAATGATCGTCTCTGTGCAATCATGGGTTACTTACAATGGTATATCTTCTATTGGTTTAGAGATTGAAGAGATTGCTGATTATCAAGTTCCATTAAATACTTTAGTGATGGAACTTGAAAAAGATATACTTAAAGAAGAAGTATTAACTTACAAACTTCTCTTTTATTCCAATAATATTCATTCTGAAGAATTTATTAAAATAGAGAATGAAATAGATGCTATTGAAAAAGAGACAGATAAAAATTTAAAAGATGTTTTAGTCGTTTTATCTAAAGCTATTTCTCATTCGCACGAAGAAGAAGTAAGAGTTAAATACCAAGAACTAAAGCATAAATTTAAGCAGATAAAGATGCAGCAAAAAAAGTTTGAAAGTATACTAAAAGAACTTGAACATGATCTTTCAAATACAAAACATGATAAAAAAGATGAGCACATAAAAAGCATTGAGAATCTTCTTCATGAGATGGATAAAGAGATAACTAAAGTGACTTTTATAATGGAACATCTTTTAGAAAAATCAACTCATCAAGCGCTTGAAGATGAAAAGAGTGTCCTTAACATATTAAGTGTGATTTTTATTGCCATATTTATATTCTTATGTGTTGTTGGGTATCTTATTACATCTCAATTTACAAGAGCTATATCAAGCATAGAAGTTTATATAAGGGATATATCTAAAAATAATGACTTAAGCAAAAAACTAGAGGTAGCAACAAATGATGAAGTTGGTATTATGGCACAACACCTTAATGCTTTAATCTTTTCTTTAAGAGATGTAATTAGTGATACTAAGAACACATCTGATGAGAATGCTTCTATAGCTCACGAACTCTCAACAACATCATTAAGTGTTGGAAATAAGGTCGAAGAATCGGTTATCATAGTTGAAAGTGTTACTTCTCATGCAAGAGAAGTTCAAAATGAGATAGTAAGTGTTGTAGGAAAAGCACACGCTAGCAAAGAAGATATTATGAAGGCAAATGAAAACTTGGAATCTGCGAGAAATGATGTGATATCTTTAACTTCAAAAGTTAAAGAAACAGCTGAGACTGAAGCTGAACTTGCTCAAAGCATGGAAACTCTCTCCAGTGAAGCGGCTGAAGTAAAAAATATTTTAGTTGTTATTGTAGATATTGCCGAGCAAACAAATCTATTAGCATTAAATGCAGCTATTGAAGCAGCCCGTGCTGGTGAACATGGGCGTGGATTTGCTGTCGTTGCCGATGAAGTTAGAAAACTTGCAGAGAGAACGCAAAAAACTTTAAGTGAGATAAATGTGACTATCAGCGCAGTAGTTCAGTCAATTAATGATGCTTCTATTCAAATGAATACAAACTCTGAGGAGATTCAAGAACTTGCAACTCTTGCGCAAGGAGTAGAGAATAAAATTAATTCAACAGCAACAATAGTAAATAAAGCCGTTCATGCTATTGGAAGAACAGTGCACGATTTTGAATCTACAGGCAATAGTATTAAAATTATCACAACAAAAGTAGAAGAGATAAATAATCTCTCATCTAGCAACGCAAGAAGTGTAGAAGAAATAGCAACAGCGGCTGAACATTTAAATAGGATGACTGAAGAATTAAATGGGAAATTGGAAACATTTCGTATATAA